In one window of Episyrphus balteatus chromosome 3, idEpiBalt1.1, whole genome shotgun sequence DNA:
- the LOC129913860 gene encoding double-strand-break repair protein rad21 homolog isoform X2 — MFYAHIVLAKKGPLARIWLAAHWDKKLTKAHVFETNIEQSVDGIMQPKVKLALRTSGHLLLGVVRIYSRKAKYLLADCNEAFVKIKMAFRPGMVDLPEGHREAAVNAITLPEVFHDFDTALPELNDIDIEAQFSINQSRADEITMREDYGSMSMSMHDDGFGDMGFDADTPDLVRDGMDPNIDEHLFAEELGKDIDQTKETMPGSSRDIVDDINDPNLDGDGFGDEFGQPAVGLFEGDLFGEPALPAPAEASVNLPANEDNSDDDMDHFDTGAPSPMPSSVGSRPPSVLGQDNVRAPSTTTQHLQPTSPHHEHQDDNEHLPEPDHESEHPEENGVEQSTLLHNEEESFALAPVDASAYRGVTKAKRKRKLIVDEVKNISGEEMKAQLANTSDIVTTLDLAPPTKRLMYWKETGGVEKLFSLPSRDIPARGLFANYQRHIVSRVGVLEDFSVLGPADLLALDQIQQEHDSPTTAASKRGRKRKGAIQAEVVAAPPTLMPPPPPAPVPAADETLAQSSFGEPDLVRDAELNPRVSAVSLEFNQNDSLMPPPPTPGFDSLRSPSHMFPMPELSGLDPMTPLGGVPMTPGNLPHGIVDIHDDFHHSGLTPADLHHGGMTPHHSSMENIDALPNLPADQVSSILNDAGNMPDNMPDNMPDNITDNIADNMHDNLDLGDLTLVPGANNKSADIASDWNTDFEFPQAVGAHQPGDEQMENETDEQFEERVLNKRAAQMFVQVRSRLQKNDTLMLSDMTHRNSRKQAAQKFYSLLVLKKFRALSITQSEPYADILVEKGPMFDNPKL, encoded by the exons ATGTTTTATGCTCATATTGTGTTGGCTAAAAAAGGGCCGTTAGCCAGAATTTGGTTGGCGGCCCATTGGGACAAGAAACTCACGAAAGCTCATGTCTTCGAGACGAATATTGAACAGTCGGTGGATGGTATTATGCAGCCGAAAGTCAAGTTGGCGCTACGGACATCGGGTCATTTGCTGTTGGGTGTTGTGCGCATTTATTCGCGCAAAGCCAAGTACCTGCTGGCGGATTGCAATGAAGCGTTCGTCAAAATTAAg ATGGCATTCCGCCCTGGTATGGTGGATTTGCCTGAAGGACATCGCGAGGCAGCTGTTAATGCAATTACCTTGCCCGAAGTGTTTCATGATTTCGATACAGCTCTGCCAGAACTTAATGACATTGATATTGAGGCCCAATTCTCGATCAACCAATCGCGAGCCGATGAGATTACCATGCGAGAAGATTACGGTAGCATGTCAATGTCTATGCATGATGATGGCTTTGGTGATATGGGTTTTGATGCTGATACTCCGGATCTTGTGCGTGATGGAATGGATCCAAATATCGAT GAGCACTTATTTGCTGAAGAACTTGGAAAAGACATTGACCAAACTAAAGAAACAATGCCTGGATCTTCGCGTGATATCGTTGACGACATTAATGACCCAAATTTGGATGGCGATGGTTTTGGCGATGAATTTGGAC AACCCGCCGTTGGACTTTTCGAAGGTGATCTATTTGGAGAGCCAGCGCTACCCGCACCAGCCGAAGCCAGTGTCAATTTACCCGCCAACGAAGATAACTCTGATGATGATATGGATCATTTCGACACGGGGGCACCATCGCCGATGCCAAGTTCAGTTGGATCGCGACCGCCATCAGTGTTGGGACAAGACAATGTGAGGGCGCCATCAACGACCACACAACATCTACAACCGACATCGCCTCATCATGAGCATCAAGATGATAATGAACATCTACCCGAACCCGATCATGAATCTGAGCACCCAGAAGAGAATGGCGTTGAGCAATCAACCCTTCTGCACAACGAAGAAGAAAGTTTTGCTTTGGCACCGGTCGATGCATCAGCATATCGCGGTGTAACCAAAGCAAAAAGGAAACGAAAACTCATTGTTGATGAAGTTAAGAATATATCTGGGGAAGAGATGAAAGCTCAATTGGCGAATACATCGGACATTGTCACAACATTAGATTTGGCGCCCCCGACGAAGAG gttaatgTACTGGAAGGAAACGGGTGGCGTTGAGAAGTTGTTTTCCCTGCCTTCACGTGATATTCCTGCCAGAGGTTTGTTTGCCAACTACCAGCGACACATTGTTTCACGAGTTGGAGTGTTGGAGGACTTCTCGGTTCTTGGACCAGCCGATTTGTTGGCATTAGATCAAATTCAACAGGAACATGATTCACCAACGACGGCGGCGAGTAAACGTGGACGTAAACGTAAAGGGGCCATACAAGCAGAAGTTGTTGCAGCGCCTCCCACACTTATGCCTCCACCTCCACCTGCGCCTGTTCCTGCTGCTGATGAGACATTGGCTCAAAGTAGTTTCGGTGAACCAGATTTGGTGCGAGATGCTGAACTTAATCCACGAGTGTCGGCAGTCTCGttggaattcaaccaaaacGATTCGCTGATGCCTCCTCCGCCAACACCAGGTTTCGATTCACTGCGAAGTCCCAGTCATATGTTCCCAATGCCAGAGCTGAGTGGATTGGATCCAATGACGCCGTTGGGTGGTGTCCCAATGACGCCTGGCAATCTGCCACATGGCATTGTTGATATTCATGATGATTTCCATCATAGTGGTTTGACGCCTGCCGATTTACATCACGGAGGTATGACGCCGCATCATTCGAGTATGGAGAATATTGATGCTCTACCCAACCTGCCAGCCGACCAAGTTTCGTCAATATTGAACGATGCTGGTAACATGCCCGATAACATGCCAGATAATATGCCAGATAATATAACTGACAATATAGCTGACAACATGCATGACAATTTAGATTTGGGTGATTTGACGCTGGTGCCCGGAGCGAATAATAAGTCGGCGGATATTGCATCAGATTGGAATACAGATTTTGAATTTCCACAAGCTGTTGGTGCACAt CAACCTGGTGATGAGCAAATGGAAAATGAAACCGACGAACAGTTCGAGGAGCGTGTGTTGAACAAGAGAGCAGCACAAATGTTCGTCCAAGTACGCAGTCGTTTACAAAAGAATGATACTCTAATGTTATCCGATATGACACATAGAAACTCAAGAAAACag GCTGCACAAAAGTTCTACTCCCTCCTGGTACTTAAGAAATTCCGTGCTTTAAGCATCACTCAATCGGAACCATATGCCGATATCTTAGTTGAAAAGGGACCCATGTTTGATAAtccaaaactgtaa
- the LOC129913860 gene encoding double-strand-break repair protein rad21 homolog isoform X1, translated as MFYAHIVLAKKGPLARIWLAAHWDKKLTKAHVFETNIEQSVDGIMQPKVKLALRTSGHLLLGVVRIYSRKAKYLLADCNEAFVKIKMAFRPGMVDLPEGHREAAVNAITLPEVFHDFDTALPELNDIDIEAQFSINQSRADEITMREDYGSMSMSMHDDGFGDMGFDADTPDLVRDGMDPNIDEHLFAEELGKDIDQTKETMPGSSRDIVDDINDPNLDGDGFGDEFGQPAVGLFEGDLFGEPALPAPAEASVNLPANEDNSDDDMDHFDTGAPSPMPSSVGSRPPSVLGQDNVRAPSTTTQHLQPTSPHHEHQDDNEHLPEPDHESEHPEENGVEQSTLLHNEEESFALAPVDASAYRGVTKAKRKRKLIVDEVKNISGEEMKAQLANTSDIVTTLDLAPPTKRWLMYWKETGGVEKLFSLPSRDIPARGLFANYQRHIVSRVGVLEDFSVLGPADLLALDQIQQEHDSPTTAASKRGRKRKGAIQAEVVAAPPTLMPPPPPAPVPAADETLAQSSFGEPDLVRDAELNPRVSAVSLEFNQNDSLMPPPPTPGFDSLRSPSHMFPMPELSGLDPMTPLGGVPMTPGNLPHGIVDIHDDFHHSGLTPADLHHGGMTPHHSSMENIDALPNLPADQVSSILNDAGNMPDNMPDNMPDNITDNIADNMHDNLDLGDLTLVPGANNKSADIASDWNTDFEFPQAVGAHQPGDEQMENETDEQFEERVLNKRAAQMFVQVRSRLQKNDTLMLSDMTHRNSRKQAAQKFYSLLVLKKFRALSITQSEPYADILVEKGPMFDNPKL; from the exons ATGTTTTATGCTCATATTGTGTTGGCTAAAAAAGGGCCGTTAGCCAGAATTTGGTTGGCGGCCCATTGGGACAAGAAACTCACGAAAGCTCATGTCTTCGAGACGAATATTGAACAGTCGGTGGATGGTATTATGCAGCCGAAAGTCAAGTTGGCGCTACGGACATCGGGTCATTTGCTGTTGGGTGTTGTGCGCATTTATTCGCGCAAAGCCAAGTACCTGCTGGCGGATTGCAATGAAGCGTTCGTCAAAATTAAg ATGGCATTCCGCCCTGGTATGGTGGATTTGCCTGAAGGACATCGCGAGGCAGCTGTTAATGCAATTACCTTGCCCGAAGTGTTTCATGATTTCGATACAGCTCTGCCAGAACTTAATGACATTGATATTGAGGCCCAATTCTCGATCAACCAATCGCGAGCCGATGAGATTACCATGCGAGAAGATTACGGTAGCATGTCAATGTCTATGCATGATGATGGCTTTGGTGATATGGGTTTTGATGCTGATACTCCGGATCTTGTGCGTGATGGAATGGATCCAAATATCGAT GAGCACTTATTTGCTGAAGAACTTGGAAAAGACATTGACCAAACTAAAGAAACAATGCCTGGATCTTCGCGTGATATCGTTGACGACATTAATGACCCAAATTTGGATGGCGATGGTTTTGGCGATGAATTTGGAC AACCCGCCGTTGGACTTTTCGAAGGTGATCTATTTGGAGAGCCAGCGCTACCCGCACCAGCCGAAGCCAGTGTCAATTTACCCGCCAACGAAGATAACTCTGATGATGATATGGATCATTTCGACACGGGGGCACCATCGCCGATGCCAAGTTCAGTTGGATCGCGACCGCCATCAGTGTTGGGACAAGACAATGTGAGGGCGCCATCAACGACCACACAACATCTACAACCGACATCGCCTCATCATGAGCATCAAGATGATAATGAACATCTACCCGAACCCGATCATGAATCTGAGCACCCAGAAGAGAATGGCGTTGAGCAATCAACCCTTCTGCACAACGAAGAAGAAAGTTTTGCTTTGGCACCGGTCGATGCATCAGCATATCGCGGTGTAACCAAAGCAAAAAGGAAACGAAAACTCATTGTTGATGAAGTTAAGAATATATCTGGGGAAGAGATGAAAGCTCAATTGGCGAATACATCGGACATTGTCACAACATTAGATTTGGCGCCCCCGACGAAGAGGTG gttaatgTACTGGAAGGAAACGGGTGGCGTTGAGAAGTTGTTTTCCCTGCCTTCACGTGATATTCCTGCCAGAGGTTTGTTTGCCAACTACCAGCGACACATTGTTTCACGAGTTGGAGTGTTGGAGGACTTCTCGGTTCTTGGACCAGCCGATTTGTTGGCATTAGATCAAATTCAACAGGAACATGATTCACCAACGACGGCGGCGAGTAAACGTGGACGTAAACGTAAAGGGGCCATACAAGCAGAAGTTGTTGCAGCGCCTCCCACACTTATGCCTCCACCTCCACCTGCGCCTGTTCCTGCTGCTGATGAGACATTGGCTCAAAGTAGTTTCGGTGAACCAGATTTGGTGCGAGATGCTGAACTTAATCCACGAGTGTCGGCAGTCTCGttggaattcaaccaaaacGATTCGCTGATGCCTCCTCCGCCAACACCAGGTTTCGATTCACTGCGAAGTCCCAGTCATATGTTCCCAATGCCAGAGCTGAGTGGATTGGATCCAATGACGCCGTTGGGTGGTGTCCCAATGACGCCTGGCAATCTGCCACATGGCATTGTTGATATTCATGATGATTTCCATCATAGTGGTTTGACGCCTGCCGATTTACATCACGGAGGTATGACGCCGCATCATTCGAGTATGGAGAATATTGATGCTCTACCCAACCTGCCAGCCGACCAAGTTTCGTCAATATTGAACGATGCTGGTAACATGCCCGATAACATGCCAGATAATATGCCAGATAATATAACTGACAATATAGCTGACAACATGCATGACAATTTAGATTTGGGTGATTTGACGCTGGTGCCCGGAGCGAATAATAAGTCGGCGGATATTGCATCAGATTGGAATACAGATTTTGAATTTCCACAAGCTGTTGGTGCACAt CAACCTGGTGATGAGCAAATGGAAAATGAAACCGACGAACAGTTCGAGGAGCGTGTGTTGAACAAGAGAGCAGCACAAATGTTCGTCCAAGTACGCAGTCGTTTACAAAAGAATGATACTCTAATGTTATCCGATATGACACATAGAAACTCAAGAAAACag GCTGCACAAAAGTTCTACTCCCTCCTGGTACTTAAGAAATTCCGTGCTTTAAGCATCACTCAATCGGAACCATATGCCGATATCTTAGTTGAAAAGGGACCCATGTTTGATAAtccaaaactgtaa